Proteins found in one Acidobacteriota bacterium genomic segment:
- a CDS encoding carboxypeptidase regulatory-like domain-containing protein codes for MRRSFVSRVSSLVLVLVSYTAAAQDSVAPEPGKPVPVDHGKPSEITMRRAASPTIDLRLLPQTGPAKFERPERAEPATTRVELPGRTGGAAGPSVPPRNAPAPPPTQSFDGLDFANFGAGHPPDTNGDVGPTYYIQSVNTSLGIYNKSTGARVAAFTFNTFMSQGAFGNLCDTNNFGDPVVLYDSFEDRWVITDFAFTLDGSNNVVNPPGAFQCFAVSKTGDPVAGGWNYYSVQLTDGLNDYPKFGIWPDGIYMSANMFGFPAGASFMGTRVWALNKAQMYAGAPAVQIVSFRPPASDFTLLPSNARLQAGTPPPGTPNYFVSSWQFLNALTVYKFHVDWDRISLSTFTGPDTPLAATSWPNANVPNAPSLGGNSLDVLPIRAMMQNQYSNVGGAESLWAAHTVRRADTSGFAAPRWYQVNVTGGTVAASLPQAATWDPDAANVLHRFMPSLAIDRAGNMALGYSTSSSTTKPAIMYAGRLASDPVNTLGQTEQLLIQGAGTQTGNCGGAPCARWGDYSAMTLDPNGCSFWYTNEYYAVDGLNDLTRIGSFAFPGCTPVGSGTLQGVVTAAVGGAPLAGATVTLGSRTAIADGTGTYAFIGIPAGTYPILTAATAGYVTGAATAVAVADGGTATQNFSLAAAPASACPADTTQADFQRGVPTNVDLDTSAGDVTLSNAPLLDQSNTAGTSTGTSFATASWGGQTFVPAVTGQLAQVTVHLFCSGCTGTTPNLTLSVRATSGGLPTGGDLATATLAGFSSGAGLQYTVSFGSPATLTSGTQYALILRPVANPSVGGYFWIRSSPSTYANGQRVISTDNGATFTADSTRDFNFKTYMQTGYAAAGTLVSGLFDSNPAAGRTTNWGTFSFTETTPASTAAKFQVAASNSAFGPFSFVGPDGTAATFFTTSGASLAQFNGKRYLQYKAYLSTSDSTATPTLSDVTVCFTDVCVPLPTPTITPGGPTTFCAGGSVTLNSSSAAGNQWYLNGNPIGGATSQAYAATASGSYTVVVTTAGCTSAASAATAVTVNPIPATPTITPGGPTTFCIGGSVFLTSSAASGNQWSRDGNPIGGATGQTYEAAVSGTYTVVTTASGCASAASAGTTVTVKPAPSTPIVTAPASVVANASGYAASVPLNPGSTYAWTISNGAITSSTTLPTITFSAGPPGTLTLTCVETGSNGCVSNGGSVTIPVTGTGFHEITPCRVLDTRNATGAYGGPAIAPGVPRTFVATNRCGVPATARALSVNVTATAGTSSGGIRVFPAGIADPNLATVNYGANQTRANNALVSLGAGGDFTIATGQATGTVHVIVDVNGWFE; via the coding sequence GTGAGGCGTAGTTTCGTGAGCAGGGTCTCCTCGCTCGTCCTCGTTCTCGTGTCGTACACCGCCGCCGCACAGGACTCCGTGGCCCCCGAGCCCGGAAAGCCCGTGCCGGTGGACCACGGCAAGCCCTCCGAGATCACGATGCGGCGGGCCGCGAGCCCGACGATCGACCTGCGCCTCCTGCCGCAGACCGGGCCCGCGAAGTTCGAGCGCCCGGAGCGCGCGGAGCCCGCCACGACACGCGTCGAGCTCCCGGGCCGGACCGGAGGCGCCGCGGGCCCGTCTGTTCCGCCGCGCAACGCTCCCGCCCCCCCGCCCACCCAGAGTTTCGACGGCCTCGACTTCGCAAACTTCGGAGCGGGGCACCCGCCCGACACGAACGGCGACGTCGGCCCGACGTACTACATCCAGTCCGTCAACACGTCGCTCGGGATCTACAACAAGTCCACCGGCGCGCGCGTGGCCGCGTTCACGTTCAACACGTTCATGAGCCAGGGGGCCTTCGGGAATCTCTGCGACACGAACAACTTCGGCGACCCGGTCGTCCTGTACGACTCCTTCGAGGACCGCTGGGTGATCACGGACTTCGCCTTCACGCTCGACGGATCGAACAACGTCGTGAATCCTCCGGGCGCATTCCAGTGCTTCGCCGTCTCGAAGACCGGCGACCCGGTGGCGGGCGGATGGAACTACTACTCCGTCCAGCTCACGGACGGCCTCAACGACTACCCGAAGTTCGGCATCTGGCCGGACGGGATCTACATGTCCGCGAACATGTTCGGCTTCCCGGCCGGCGCCTCGTTCATGGGCACGCGCGTCTGGGCGCTCAACAAGGCGCAGATGTACGCCGGCGCCCCGGCGGTCCAGATCGTCTCCTTCAGACCGCCGGCGTCGGACTTCACGCTCCTCCCGAGCAACGCCCGCCTCCAGGCGGGCACGCCGCCGCCCGGCACGCCGAACTACTTCGTCTCCTCCTGGCAGTTCCTGAACGCGCTCACGGTCTACAAGTTCCACGTCGACTGGGACCGCATCTCGCTCTCCACGTTCACGGGCCCGGACACGCCCCTCGCGGCCACGAGCTGGCCGAACGCAAACGTCCCGAACGCGCCGTCCCTCGGCGGGAACAGCCTCGACGTCCTCCCGATCCGCGCGATGATGCAGAACCAGTACTCGAACGTCGGCGGCGCCGAGTCGCTGTGGGCCGCGCACACGGTGCGGCGGGCCGACACGAGCGGCTTCGCGGCGCCGCGCTGGTACCAGGTCAACGTCACGGGCGGGACGGTCGCCGCCAGTCTCCCGCAGGCCGCGACGTGGGATCCGGACGCCGCAAACGTCCTTCACCGCTTCATGCCCAGCCTCGCAATCGACCGGGCGGGCAACATGGCGCTCGGCTACAGCACGTCCAGCAGCACGACGAAACCCGCCATCATGTACGCGGGCCGCCTCGCGTCCGATCCCGTGAACACGCTCGGACAGACCGAGCAGCTCCTCATCCAGGGCGCGGGGACCCAGACCGGCAACTGCGGAGGCGCTCCCTGCGCGCGATGGGGCGACTACAGCGCCATGACGCTCGACCCGAACGGCTGCTCGTTCTGGTACACGAACGAGTACTACGCCGTCGACGGCCTTAACGACCTGACCCGGATCGGGTCCTTCGCGTTCCCGGGCTGCACGCCCGTCGGGAGCGGGACGCTCCAGGGCGTCGTCACGGCGGCCGTGGGCGGCGCCCCGCTCGCGGGCGCGACCGTCACGCTCGGAAGCCGGACCGCGATCGCCGACGGCACGGGCACGTACGCGTTCATCGGCATCCCCGCGGGCACGTACCCGATCCTGACGGCGGCGACCGCGGGATACGTCACCGGCGCCGCGACGGCCGTCGCCGTCGCGGACGGCGGAACGGCGACGCAGAACTTCTCGCTCGCCGCCGCGCCCGCGAGCGCCTGCCCGGCCGACACGACGCAGGCGGACTTCCAGCGGGGCGTCCCCACGAACGTCGACCTCGATACCAGCGCCGGTGACGTGACCCTTTCGAACGCGCCTCTCCTGGATCAGTCGAATACCGCCGGTACCAGCACCGGGACGAGCTTCGCGACCGCCAGTTGGGGTGGACAGACCTTCGTTCCGGCCGTCACCGGTCAGCTCGCACAGGTGACCGTCCATCTCTTCTGCAGTGGATGCACGGGCACCACACCCAACCTGACGCTTTCGGTCCGCGCCACGAGCGGGGGCCTGCCCACCGGGGGAGACCTTGCCACCGCTACCCTCGCCGGCTTCTCCAGCGGCGCAGGCCTTCAGTACACCGTGAGTTTTGGCTCGCCGGCAACCCTGACGTCCGGAACGCAATACGCTCTGATTCTGCGACCCGTGGCCAACCCTTCCGTCGGGGGCTACTTCTGGATTCGCTCGAGCCCCAGCACCTATGCCAACGGGCAGCGAGTCATCTCGACCGATAACGGCGCGACCTTCACCGCCGACTCGACCCGGGACTTCAACTTCAAGACCTACATGCAGACCGGCTACGCGGCTGCCGGCACGCTCGTCTCCGGCCTCTTCGACTCCAACCCGGCGGCGGGCCGCACGACGAACTGGGGCACGTTCTCCTTCACGGAGACGACGCCGGCCTCGACGGCGGCGAAGTTCCAGGTCGCGGCGAGCAACTCGGCGTTCGGGCCGTTCTCGTTCGTCGGCCCCGACGGCACCGCGGCGACGTTCTTCACGACGAGCGGCGCCTCCCTCGCCCAGTTCAATGGGAAGCGCTATCTCCAGTACAAGGCGTACCTGTCGACGTCCGATTCCACGGCCACTCCGACCCTCAGCGACGTCACCGTCTGCTTCACGGACGTCTGCGTCCCGCTCCCGACGCCCACGATCACGCCCGGCGGGCCGACCACGTTCTGCGCGGGCGGCAGCGTCACGCTGAACTCGTCGAGCGCGGCGGGCAACCAGTGGTATCTCAACGGCAACCCCATCGGCGGCGCCACGAGCCAGGCCTACGCCGCCACCGCGTCCGGCAGCTACACCGTCGTCGTCACGACCGCCGGCTGCACGAGCGCCGCGTCGGCCGCGACCGCCGTCACCGTCAACCCGATCCCCGCGACGCCCACGATCACCCCCGGCGGCCCGACCACGTTCTGCATCGGCGGCAGCGTCTTCCTGACGTCCTCGGCCGCGTCGGGCAACCAGTGGTCCCGCGACGGCAACCCGATCGGCGGCGCCACGGGCCAGACCTACGAGGCGGCGGTCTCCGGAACCTACACCGTGGTGACGACGGCGAGCGGGTGCGCGAGCGCCGCCTCCGCGGGCACGACGGTGACGGTCAAGCCGGCCCCGTCCACGCCGATCGTCACGGCGCCGGCCTCCGTCGTCGCGAACGCCTCCGGCTACGCAGCGTCCGTCCCGTTGAACCCGGGCTCGACGTACGCGTGGACGATCTCGAATGGCGCGATCACGAGCTCCACGACGCTCCCGACCATCACGTTCTCGGCGGGCCCCCCGGGTACGCTGACCCTCACGTGCGTCGAGACCGGCTCGAACGGCTGCGTGTCCAACGGGGGCTCCGTGACGATCCCCGTCACGGGCACGGGCTTCCACGAGATCACGCCGTGCCGCGTCCTCGACACGCGCAACGCGACTGGGGCGTACGGCGGCCCGGCGATCGCGCCGGGCGTCCCGCGCACGTTCGTCGCGACGAACCGCTGCGGCGTGCCTGCCACAGCCCGCGCCCTCTCCGTCAACGTGACGGCCACCGCCGGCACCTCGAGCGGCGGCATCCGCGTCTTCCCGGCCGGCATCGCCGACCCGAACCTCGCGACCGTCAATTACGGCGCGAACCAGACCCGCGCGAACAATGCGCTCGTCTCGCTCGGCGCGGGCGGCGACTTCACGATCGCCACGGGCCAGGCCACCGGGACGGTCCACGTGATCGTCGACGTGAACGGCTGGTTCGAGTAG
- a CDS encoding TlpA family protein disulfide reductase — MTRIPRVGSGHTWHRTIRRILLFALLFLSGLHSSALLAAPGDLVRTVRGKISAGDLFTGEAAVSEYKREHGVNAEYLGAVGWLARGAALLGKTEKAWAYVAEVRKEIPEEKTDLTVALGAAIETEGRLRAARDGRGSALKFLETEYTRAKDTELRSRIRKNVNLLSLEGQSAPEMTSAVPKGKPAVLFFWAHWCGDCKAQAPALGRVLEKYRAKGLAMIAPTRLFGTGAENKPATPAEEKAWIEKVWNESYGALAGVSAPIDTETMVRWGVSSNPTLALVDRKGLVRLYTPTRLSEEELSRRIEELLAE, encoded by the coding sequence ATGACGCGCATTCCTCGCGTCGGCAGCGGCCACACGTGGCACCGGACCATTCGCAGAATCCTCCTCTTCGCTCTTCTCTTCCTTTCGGGCCTTCACTCCTCCGCCCTCCTCGCCGCACCCGGCGATCTCGTCCGGACCGTCCGCGGCAAGATCTCCGCCGGCGACCTCTTCACGGGCGAGGCCGCCGTGTCCGAGTACAAACGCGAGCACGGCGTGAACGCCGAGTATCTGGGCGCGGTCGGCTGGCTCGCGCGCGGCGCGGCGCTGCTCGGGAAGACCGAAAAGGCATGGGCGTACGTCGCCGAGGTGCGGAAGGAGATCCCGGAGGAAAAGACGGACCTCACGGTCGCGCTCGGCGCGGCCATCGAGACCGAGGGCCGCCTGCGCGCGGCGCGCGACGGGCGCGGGTCGGCGCTGAAGTTCCTCGAGACGGAATACACGCGCGCGAAGGACACGGAGCTGCGCTCCCGGATCCGCAAGAACGTGAACCTTCTGTCCCTCGAGGGCCAGAGCGCACCCGAGATGACCTCCGCGGTCCCGAAGGGAAAGCCCGCGGTCCTCTTCTTCTGGGCGCACTGGTGCGGCGACTGCAAGGCGCAGGCGCCGGCCCTCGGCCGCGTTCTCGAGAAGTACCGCGCGAAGGGCCTCGCGATGATTGCTCCGACGCGCCTCTTCGGGACGGGCGCCGAGAACAAGCCCGCGACGCCCGCCGAGGAGAAGGCCTGGATCGAGAAGGTGTGGAACGAGTCGTACGGGGCGCTCGCCGGCGTCTCCGCGCCGATCGACACCGAGACGATGGTCCGCTGGGGCGTGTCGTCGAACCCGACGCTCGCGCTCGTGGACAGGAAGGGCCTCGTCCGCCTCTACACGCCGACGCGGCTGTCCGAGGAGGAGCTTTCGCGGCGGATCGAGGAGCTGCTCGCGGAATAG